Part of the Lysobacter enzymogenes genome is shown below.
CGTCGGCGTCACCCGTACCCTGATCAACGGCGGCTACCAGGAAACCGCGGGTTACGACCTCGGCATCTCCTACCGCCTGGCCGACACCCGTTACGGCAACTTCGCGTTCAACTGGAAGACGACCTACGTCGACTACTCCGAGTACAAGCGCGACAACGAGTCGACCACGCCCGTCGAGCAGCGCGCGAGCTGGGTCGCCGACGGCCTGAGCAACTTCCGCGTGCGTTCGAACTTCAACGCCGACTGGAGCTGGGGCGACTTCGGCGCGAGCTGGGGCATCCGCTACTACTCCGGCCTGAAGGAAGAGTGCGCGTACGACCTCGACGGCGGCAAGGAGTGCTCGGATCCGAACTACCGTTCCTCGTACAAGGGCGCGGTGCCGGTTCGCGAAGTGGGCAGCAACACCTTCCACGACCTGCAGGTCCGCTACAACACGCCGTGGAACGCCACTGTGGCGGTCGGCGCGAACAACGTCTTCGACCACACCGGCCAGACGATGTTCAGCCAGCCCAACGGCGGCTTCAGCTACAACGGCGCTTACGACATCGGCCGCTTCGTGTACATGAAGTACACCCAGCGCTTCTGATCGAAGCGTCTGCGGTAATGCGATACGACTACGGCCCCGAAAGGGGCCGTAGTTTTTTGCGCTTTATGTAGGAGCGGCGCGAGCCGCGACCGCGACAAAGCAACTACGCCGCAATTTTCGCCGTAGTTGTTTTGTCGCGGTCGCGGCTCGCGCCGCTCCTACAGGGAGCATCGCAGCTGCGCGGACGCGGGCAACAAAAAAGCCGCCCGAAGGCGGCTTTTTCGCGAGCGGGGCTTACGCTCAGAACTTCGGCTTGTCGTCCTCGGCCGCGTAGCGCTCGATCGCTTCTACCAGGATCTTCTTGGCTTCTTCGGCGTTGCCCCAGCCGTCGAGCTTGACCCACTTGCCCTTCTCCAGGTCCTTGTAGTGCTCGAAGAAGTGGCCGATGCGCTCGAGCCAGTGCGGGCTGACCTGGTCGATGTCGTGGATGTGCGAGTAGCCGGCGAAGACCTTGTCGACCGGCACCGCCAGCAGCTTCTCGTCGCTGCCGGCTTCGTCGCTCATGCGCAGCACGCCGACCGGGCGGCAGCGGATCACCGAGCCGGGGATCAGCGGCAGCGGCAGCACCACCAGCACGTCGGCCGGATCGCCGTCGCCGCAGACGGTGTGCGGGACGTAACCGTAGTTGCAGGGGTAGCGCATCGGGGTCGACAGAATGCGGTCGACGAAGATCGCGCCGGAGGCCTTGTCGACCTCGTACTTGACCGGCTCGGCATCCTTCGGGATTTCGATGATGACGTTGATCTCGTGCGGCGGGTTCTTGCCGGTGGGGACGTGGTCCAGACCCATGTGTGCTCCGACTGCTGAGGCCCGCGGGGGCGGGCCGGATGGATGAAAGGGCCCTCATTTTACGCGTCTGGCTGCTGCGTTGCAGCACGCGGCGTGCCGGACCTGGGGCCGCCCCCAGGTCCGGGCCGGCGCGCGGCAAATGTCGAACGGCGGCGAAGCGGCCGGCTTCGGCGCCGATCCGGCCGCCGCCGGGCCTGTCTGCGCAGGCCCGCCCGGACCCGGCGAAGCCCCGTCCAATTGCGCCAATGCCGCCGTCCAATGCCCTGGGGCCGGGTTTTGCGCGCGGCACTTGAGCCGGCCGCCAGCCCCTGGCTATATCGACCTGGATCGATCTAAACCGGGGAGTAACGATGGATCTGGGTCCGCAGGCGC
Proteins encoded:
- the ppa gene encoding inorganic diphosphatase, with the protein product MGLDHVPTGKNPPHEINVIIEIPKDAEPVKYEVDKASGAIFVDRILSTPMRYPCNYGYVPHTVCGDGDPADVLVVLPLPLIPGSVIRCRPVGVLRMSDEAGSDEKLLAVPVDKVFAGYSHIHDIDQVSPHWLERIGHFFEHYKDLEKGKWVKLDGWGNAEEAKKILVEAIERYAAEDDKPKF